CGTGGCCCGGCGTCGGGTAGGGGTCCTGGCCGACGACGAGGACGCGCACGTCCTCCGGCGGCTGCCCCAGCGCGCGCAGGACCCGGTCCCCGCGGGGGAGCACCTCGCGGCCGGCCGCGACGTCGGCGGCCGTCGCGGCGAGGGCGCGCAGCAGGGCGGGGCGGGCGGCGTGCAGCGCGGGCCACCAGCCGGCGGCGACGCCGTCCGTGGTGACGCCCGCGGCCGCCGCGGCCGCCGCGACCTCGGGGTCGGGCCCGGCCGCGCCGTCGGGACCGCCCGGCGCGGGGGCGGCCGGGGTGCCGGGCAGGTCGAGGGGGAGCGGCTCCACGGCGGCCACGCTAGGCGGGGCGCGGCGCGGGCGCGCCGTCCCGGGACCCGGCGTCGCCGACGAACCACACCGGTGTCATCCGGGGCGTACGCTGCCCCGACCGCCCGGGCCGGGGCGGACCGCCAGCGCACCGCCGGGAGGACAGCCGTGGACGACGCCGCAGCGCAGGACCCCGCCCGCACGGCCGACGCGGCCCACCTCCCCGCCGGGCTCAGCGCCCGCGACGCCGCCGTCCTCGACTTCGAGCGGCAGTGGTGGCGGTACGCCGGCGCCAAGGAGCAGGCGGTCCGGGAGCTCTTCGGCCTGTCGGCCACCTCGTACTACCAGGTGCTCAACACCCTCCTCGACAGCCCCGAGGCCCTCGCGCACGACCCGATGCTGGTCAAGCGGCTGCGGAGGATGCGCAGCCAGCGGCAGCGCTCGCGCACCGAGCGGCGCCTCGGCGCCCGTGGCTGAGACCGCCGGCCCGTCCGGCCCCGGCCGCCGCGAGGCCCGCGAGGCCCTCGACGCGCAGGTCGACCGCGTCCCGGACGGCCCCTACGTCGGGGTCCACCGGGCCCGCCGCACGGCCCTCCGGCGCTGGGCGCCCGTCC
This genomic interval from Pseudokineococcus lusitanus contains the following:
- a CDS encoding DUF3263 domain-containing protein — protein: MDDAAAQDPARTADAAHLPAGLSARDAAVLDFERQWWRYAGAKEQAVRELFGLSATSYYQVLNTLLDSPEALAHDPMLVKRLRRMRSQRQRSRTERRLGARG